AAATATTCTCATGCCATGACACATTCTGAGTGCAGGGACCACAGTTCTTACCCTCTTCTCAATTCCCACAACACTGAGAACAATACATACAGGGCTTCACAGAACCAAATCTGGTGTCTGGTCCAACCCCAGCTCTCCATATTCCCAGCTCCATCCTCCATCCTCGCTACTCTGTTACCCTTAAAATTGCAACACACAGGCAGTTCAGAAAATACAAGGGGAATGCACTCTGTGGACAGAGGTGAGGCCGGAGGCCAGACGGAGCGCTCACCGTGCTGTTGATGCTGGCTAACAGCTTCCCGTTAAACTCCACCATGGAGTACACGGCCCCCTTCACCTCCTTCTCAGCCACAGTCTGTAGTtttcctgggggaaaaaagacaccCTTCAGTCTCCTTCATGAGCCCACACTTTAACAAATCAGAAGAATCCTGTGCTTCCCCCAGGCTCTAATTCCTGCCCCCCCAAACCCCTCATTTCAAAGCAGAGAATATAGAATCCATATATACCGGGGTTAACCACCTCTAGAAGTGTGGGCCCCCACATAACATGCAGTGATCCCAGACAGCGCTCAGGTTCTGCCTCCCACCTGGGACTCCGATCTCCCCCTCAAGATGGAGACCAGACTCCACCTCAGCCATCTAACCTGAGATTTTGGGGCTGACAGCTAGTCTTCAGAGCCATCATGGGTAGGGGAGATGAGAAAAGATAGAGAAACGAACACCAAgtgctgatgctgggaagaggGCCTAAAAGGCTGAGCAGCCGAGTGGAAAACATCACGGAGTCCTACCAGAACTCCTAACTCTCACTCTGGTcgcctctccctttctcttcctttcaaagagtaaaaaaggaagaaaaaaagggtaGATTTTATTTGTGCCGCTGCTCACATACTCCAAAACTCATTCAGACCATCAAGAGCTTAAAGAGAGAAATATCTTGAATCTCGTGTCACTGCAATTAATCCAAGTTCGTCTGCATAACTGAGGCTGAAACCTAAAACTCTCTGTCtgcttcctttcccagttttcaaAATTCTCAAAAGCCAGCAACTGTGTCCACTTACCATCTGAATACTGAAAGACCACAATACGACCCTGCTTGGGCTCTGCCTCTTCTGGGTACACCATGGCCGTGCCCACGATGAAGTACGTGTTGGGGTCTTTGCCCAACTTGCAGGACACCAGGCTGAGGGCATACTCATTCTGCAGAAACTGGTGGGCATGAAGCACTAGAGGAAGAATAGTAGAGAGGTGACTGACTGACGACCCCCACGCATGTGTGCTTCTGTGTTTCTGTGAGGTCCACAACTCAGCTTGAAGCGTCTGCCTCCTGCTGTTCCTATCTCCTCGCCAGCCTACTCTGACATGAGGAGGCCCAGTACTCTGAACTCACAGCCAACTCTGAGGCCCCACCCCTTTCTTCTTCTAGGATAGTCTGCCAGTGTCTATCACATTCTGGAATACAGCAGAGCCCAGAAGAGCCTAGCTTAAGGAGGACGTAGGTACAGCATGATAGAAAGAGCTCATCTGCACCTTCAAAGGTGTGCTGGTCAATGATAAGGAGGTTATGCACCTCCACCTCTTCTCCAAAGGAGGTCTCGTGAGGGGCTGTGCTGCTGGAGAACAACTTGCTGGAGCTGACGCTGCTGGACAGGGCCTGGGAACAGAGAGAACACACATCACCCCTCTCAAAAGAACGGGTGCTGGGACAGCAGTGTGAACATCAGACAGGATCAGAGAACAGAGGAAGAGTATGAACGAGAAAAACTTGAGGCTGGCCGCCTGCACAGAGCCCAAGTGCAAAAGGCTTCAGAGAGGACACAGGGACTGAGGCTAAGGATCCAAACTCCATATGGAATTGACACAGCAGTCCAAAACACTGCCAGACTCTAAGGGCATTTAACAGCACTAAAACAGTGATGCTAAGTCAATCAAGAAAGCTAACAAGAAACCCAGGCAACCTAATAAAGTGACAGGCTTCCACCTCTCTCAATGGGAAGAGCAGGAAACCACtgcaaataaaaagaatacataaagaCCTACTCTGGATTAAGGGAAGAAGTCAGACCATGGATGTCTGCAAGCAAGAAAGGCAGAAAATACATGGAATAAAGCAACTGGCTAATATCTCCACTGGGTCTGTGACATGTGGCTCTAGACGGTCCAttatcattttgcagatgagaaaactgaagctgcccaagttcacacagcgaGCAACGAACCCTGGAACCAGTTCTGTCAGACTCTAAGTCCCATGCTCCTACCTACGGTATGACACTGTTCCCCATACCTGACACAAAGTACCCAAAATGATGCTAAGAGAAAAGGAATTATTCATCAGGCAAGGGTACCAAGTAGCAAAATCACTGAGGCCACACTTATTCAAAGTTCTTCTCAAGTCTCTAACGAGGTGGCCAAATCCAGCTCActgcctatttttttaaagttttactggagCCCAGCTACGCCCACCTGCTGTCTACAGATGCCTTTGTAATGGCCGAGGCGAGTAGCTGTGGCTGAGATCAGGTGAGCTGCAAAGCCTAAAGCGTCTACTGTCTGACCCCTTCCGAGCAGCCTGCCGCTGCTCACACCACTCTTCTTCGGCCCCTGCCCTCACCTGGGTGCTGGCGCTGGGCCTCAGAGCAGTTGTGCCCCCACTCGTGTCCTGAACTTCGATGCGGCTGGAGAGGACCCCGAAGCACTGGGACACCTCCTGATAGCAGATCTTCCTGCAACAAGTATGGAACAACAGGGCCCCTCAGGAAAAGACTGAAGCGCTACGTGCCAACCCCCAGGGCCCCTCCCCCGCAGCTCCCCTACCCTGCCCCTCACCTGGGAGATTCATAGAGGGGGACCGTCCGAATGTGCAACTTCTGGATCTCGTCGATCGTGCCAATTGTGAGGGTGCTGTTGTTGGCCAGTGCCAGGCTGGAAAGAAGGTTCTGGGTTTAGATTGAGTACACCCAAGGAAGGAAAGGGTTCTATGAGGCAGCTCCATGAGCGGAAGAAAAACGAGGCAGAATTACACTAGTTTACTccaaggcagtggttctcaactacTGCTCTCTGTTAAAATACACCTGGAGATCAGTCCCACCCCTCAAGTTTTATTTAATTGGTCTGGTTGGGCCTAGGCTGAGATTTTAACAGCTATCTGTTTAACACTGAAGTGCAGCATTCGCATATAGAACAGTGATTCTCGAACTATCAAACCACGCTGGCATCAAAATGACCGGGAGGCTTGTGAGGCTAAGACTGCTGGGCCCGCCCCTAGAGTTTCTGATTTGGTGGGTCCATGGGCGAGGCGTGAGAATGTACATTTCTAACAGAGAGTTCCCGCGTAGTGCCATGGCTGCAGTGAGGGAGCCACTTTGAGAATACCTGCTTCAGGGGAACACATAATGAATGATCTCTGCATCAGGGACTCTGAAACTTGACCAATCACTTGAATTGCCTAAGAGGTTTTCTAAAACACAGATTCAGATCTGGGGCCCAACCGTAGATCTACCAAAGCAAACTCTAAGAAAGACTCAAAAACAATTCAGTACATTTAAAAGGCTTCCGAGGTATTTCTACTGCAGGTCTGCAAACCTCTGTTCTCCACGTCTCAGCCAGTCTCTGGCTTTGTCACTGGAGAAAGGCTGGAGGGGGAAGGGTCATGATGCCCTCCGTCCTGGCtctcactgaagaaagaaaaagaggctcACCTGTCAGGATAGCCATCTGAATTGAGGGGACACATGTAGTTCACTTCCTTGAGGTTGACATTGGAGAAGACCAATTTGTGGTTGCTGCTATAGATGACAGTGGGGCGGTCAGAGCAAGCAAAGACGTTGGTGGTTGAAAGAGAACGGAAAGTTCTCAATACCGTGGGCTGGGTGCCCAGAGTCACCTTCTTACGGTCGCTCAACAGGCCTACAGAAAGAAGAGCatcaggagaaaaacagaaacaaaacaggacaaagagttggactgtgaaggttCGAAAGCTGCACCCTGAAGCTAAGAACCCTGCCAACTTCAATACCCCAGATTCTCCAAAGCACCCCTCACCTGACGTGCTAGTCTCACCTGTCTCGATGTTGAGTCCAAAATAGAAGAGCGCTCCATCTCCCAAGGCACAAAGGAGGTAGTGGCTGCTCTCAAAGGTGGTCATCAGGATGGAACGGGGAATGATCTCTGTGGAAAAGAGGTACTTTGAGCTCCTTTTCCAAATTCTGATTCTGATCCTAACTCAGGCCCTTAAAAGAAACACAtacaccccacccccaaaaaaagagaaacataccTCCACCCAGCATCTCTTTGTGCAGTAGCTCAAAAGAGGGCAGCTTTGCAATTCGGGCTGAGATGTCTGTCCAGAGGCCAATGGCACAAAGAGGGGACATTCCATTGCTGTCCCCTAGAGGGGTGATGTCTAAGCAGGCCACTTCGTGTTCCATCTCTGTGTGGCTGAACAAAGAAGAATATGGCAGAGAAAGGACTCCAGGGATCAAGGAAGTCCCAGAGAAGAGGGGCGGGCAGAAGGAACAGAGACAGAAACACACACCTGATCTGCCGGAGCTCCTGAGGGTGGATCTGCAGGTAGTAGAGGGCCCTGCCCACGGCGACTACCACCTGGCTGCTATTGCAGGAGGCCACGCTGATGTTCTTGCCCTGAGGCTCCTTCCACTCACTCACGAGGGCCTTGGGCTCTTGGGAGACCAGCCTCACAGATGCCGAAGTGATCTAGAGAAAAAAGAGCAGTGTCCCCAAGCCCCTGCAGGGGTCTACACAGAGGGAGAAGGCAGTAAATGCCGCCCTCACGGAACCCTAAGAATAAGCTGTGCAAGTCCTCTTCTGCCATATAGGTAGATTTTTCCAAGTTCCGCAATGACTGATTACATGAACATGTCATTTTTAACGGAATCCTTGAAGAAGACTGACTTCAAGCAGCTTACAGCTCATATATCTACAGCCCAAAAACGAGAAGGCATGTCCTGTTTCACTCTGATTAAGGCTTGGGTATCACAAATGGCACCCTATGAAAAGGTATCAATGGAGTAAGACCCTGCAACTACCAGTCTAGTTGTTTTTCTCAACCCCAAAATCAGATCTCTAAAAtgtccaacaacaaaaaaaaaatgtccaatttctgggaattccctggtggtccagtggttaggagtccacattttcactgctgagggtgcaggttcaatccctggtcaaggaactaagatcctgcaagctgtgtagcacagccaaaagaatttaaaatatccaaGTTCTTTACTATGCATGAACcattaaaatcatataaaattctCTAGTAAAGTCTACAAAActgtattaaaatgcattttatttttatatttattccatTACTGAAGTAAAACAAAAAGCAGGTTGATAATATTATTGtgtatcaatatattttatttatcaaaattgAGTTTCTACTTAAAGAAAGACCTTTAGAACTATAAACATCATGGGAGATGCAGAAAAACACCACAAGCTATTACTGATACTAATGAACTACAATGCGATTACATAATACTTCCTAGAGTTATTAGTCTTTCCATTTGGTAAAGAAGCCCATCATTAGTAATAACTGAGCTGGCATAAAATAGGAAATCAGCTTTTGAAGAGTCTGGTCCAATACAAATTACAAAACCAGTGAAGCAGCataattctgaaaattaaaaaaagaggaaggccCTTGAATAATAAGATATGTGAGCTGGGGCCAGAATTCAGGTCCCAGTTAGAAAACACTGACAAAGCACTGAGTCAGTATCTGGGCACTTCCCACACTTGTTCAACAAAGTGACAGACCTTCCCTCTGGTTTTTAACTAAACCCACCACTGCCTGTTGGCTAAAAGGAAGACCAACAGaataaaactatggagacagttcAGTAACCCTTAGGCCCTCAAGTGCTACAGCCACGACAGGCAAATACTGACTCTGCTCAGTGTGGAGAACGGCTCCTGAGGTGAGGAGGGTGTGCAAAAAACCAAGAGCATCATGGCTACTCCAAACTTAAGCCTGCCAGGTCCTGAGAGGCACGAAGAAATCAGGCTCTTGTGGCTAACAAGTACCAAAGGGCTGTATGATCCCCATTATCACAGAAAAAGTTAAAGTAAGTATCTGAACAGAGTTAGAGCTCTAGTTATAAGCAGTACACTAGAAGTGCTATCAAAAGTCATATATGGATGGTAGCGTATGactaatctttttcttctttgtgcttttcagtattttccaagtAAGCATATATTACTATTACAATGAGTGGAAAAATGCATCTCAGATGACAGGATATAATTAGTACTAAAACAATATCGCCTGCCCCCcccaaatatacatacacacacacacatacatacaatgatCCCATCCAtaacagaaaatgtaaataaatacaatatacaCCCATCCCTCAGTACCCGCAGGGGACTGGTTCCAGAATCTCGTCAATACTAAATGCGCAGATGTTCAAGTCCCTCATGTAAAACAGAACAGAATTTGCTTATAACCTCCTCACATCCTTCAGTGCACTTTAAGTCATCTCTAGATTGTCtgtaatacctaatacaatgtagcgttagtcgctcagacgtgcctgactctgcgaccccatggactgcagcccaccaggctcctctgtccatgagattttccaggcaagaggactggagtgggttgccatttccttctccaggggatcttcccaatctgggtctcctgcactgcaggcagattctttacaaactcaGCTACAAAGGAAGTTACAATACAATATaatatacaatgtaaatgctaccTAAATAACTGTGAATACAATGTAAGTAATATGTAAATAGTGGCTGGAGtaaagcaaattcaagttttgctttttgaactTTCTGATGGTTTCCTCCccccaattttttatttttttggctgcactgagtgccttgcaggatcttagtccgctgaccagggattgaagtgCAAGTATCGCGTCCTAACTACTGGATCTTCAGGGAATTCCCACCCCAAATATTTCTCATCGTGGTTGGTTGAGTACATGTATGCAAAACCCACAGATACAAAGGGCCAACTATACatatatttgcaaaagaaaattaaaactaaaagaactccaaggtttaaaaaaaaaaaaaaagagttagctTCCTCTCAGTAATGGGTGATTAggtaatttcaatttttttcccaagCCTTTTTACATTACTTTTAGAGCCataaaaattgacttttaaaatcCAGTAGTGCTCCGTACTGCATTCCAGGTCAAACTGATGCATAAATGGGGCCTGCCCTTTCCTCAGTTACTACCTGGATAAGTTGTTGATGAGCCACGTTGCCACAGAAGAAAGTCTGCTGATCGTCCACAAAACCCATCAGTTCGGTTTCTTCCACTTCCTCTCCGTTTAACATGAGAACTCTGCAGCAGAAGGGAAGGCTGGGGTTAGCCGGACCAGCTGCCCCACCTTGCAACCTTTACGTGGACGCTTGGAGCTGACTCGTCTTACCTTGTCTGGCCCACAAAAGACAGCACCAACGTGTCATCGGTCTCCCGGTTGGGATCAGAcctcagtggccacaggcctggaacaCAGATCAAAGATTAAGAGGCACAGCACGGACCGACACTCAGCTCCACACGGTCTAAGGAAGGAGCAGCCTAACTccaaaaaaagagtaagaaatttGGAGTCCAGTCCTAAGATGAAATACCCACTCTGTTCCTCCGTGGCTTCAAGACTTTGAAGAAGTTtggtattttttaaactgtttgagCTTGatatttcaaagcttttcatttgATTTTGGATGGGATAATTCATTTCCATGACTCAaagtcaaaatttattttttaaaatatttaacacagaAGTCTCACCCCTATACCTCTCCTTCCAACCTAGCCCCCAAATAAGTAAACAATAATAATTTATCCCTCCAATTCTTTTCAATAGATAAATGCTGTATTGCAAGCCAATACAGTAGCCTCTCACAAACTGTCTACACATTGTTTTTTTCATCTAATATATGTCTGAGTCCTTATCAGAACAAAACAGTTCCTTGCTTTTGACCTTTGCACAGTATTTAATTTTACGGATGTACTAGTTTATTAGCAAGTTCCCAAAGATGGACGGTTTTTCAGTATAATACCATAACATACAATACCACAATGAATAATCTTGTATTTATGTCATCTGATGTACATGAAAGTCTATGGGTCAGATGCCCAGAACTGGGATTGCAGGGTAAATCAGCTGGAATTTCAGTAGACACTGCCAATGAGTATGCCAATTCCTGATAGCCTCACCAACACAGACATTGTCACACTTGGATTTTGGCAACTGGTGAAGAATAGTATGactattttgttttgatttgcacttaTTATAAGTTAGGCTTGTTATCTGCCCATTCATGTACTCTGTCAATTTGGGGGCAGGAAATTTGGTTGTCTTTCTATCAATTTTTATCAATTAGACAGACCAGGCCTTTGTATATAAGATGAACTACAAATGTTTTCATCTAATTTACCATTTCTCCTAACTTAGCTTATAGTGTTTCGTTTCTGCCAAgcagagtattttatttttatgttgttgaATTTATCAGTCTCCTTTCGGCTTCTGTACTTTTGACTCAGAATTTGAAAGACTTTCCCCACTccaaaattagaaaggaaatcaccaactttttcttttagcttttgcatGGCTTCAATTTTTTACATTAAGTCTTTGATCTATTTAGATTCTAGCAAGGTACACATTGTACAGTATGGCCCCAAACTTATCTTTTCTCAAATGACTCTAGTTATCCCAACAGTGTTTATTCAAAAGAATCATCCTTACCTGACTGAGTTGAGATACCACCACTATCCTACACTGAAGCCCCATACACAACTGTGTCTATTTCTGGACATTTGAGTTTGCTCATGGGATTCCTGCCTATTTGTGCACCAAAAACACACTTTTAATTTCTAAGGTTTAACAGTACCTTTTATTATCTGGTAGGACCAGACTCAcctcattgttctttttttaagtttttcctaTCTTTCCTTGCATCTTCTGCTTCCCATTTGGACTTCAATTTGTccaggtcaaagaaaaaaaaaacctactggtattttttattgaaatatattttaatataaagatcaaagagagagaaagctttataatattaatttataagaCCTTAGcatgtctttttttatttgatCAATCTATCCTTTCAATCCTTTAGgagtatttttaagttttcctgAAATATATTTTGCACAATTCTTGCTAAACTTATTCCGtggtattttatctttttattgctatttttcctcttttcctcttttcctctacTACACCTTCTGACTGTGTTTTTACATGAAAGCTAttgatttcagttattttatatcCTACCTTAATGAGTTCTTATTGTCTACAGCTATTCAATTCATTCTCTTGGGTTTTGTAGTTTTATGATCTCTTCCTAATTcataaacctgttttttttttaagctgttctCATCTtcttacttttttatattttaaattactttttaagttGTGTTATATATACTACCTTTAATTAATTTTTGCCTTATGAGCCAATCTGATCATCTACTTCTTATAATAGGTCATTTTAGCCTATTTACATATACTGATAGCAGATATCTGATGAATCAGTTACTCATACAGATGTTTGACATTGAGTTCTATCATATTATTTTAGGTTATGTCTCCtgtttgtatattaaaaaagTCTTTCACTATGTAGTCTTTCTTTGATCTTTTTGATCATTACAGTTCTCCtggaatttaggaagatttgTACTTTTGTTCTAGAAGTTACCTTGGCTACATACCTCATTCTCTGACATTCTCAGTCTCCTCTTTCTTTAGGGATTCTATCAGTTCCCTTATGTAAACAACATTAAATTTTCCACTAAATTGCCCATTTCTCTACTTCATTATCCAATTTTGGTCAATATCTTAAGTTTACTTTGGAACCTTTAAATACATTTAACCTTCCACCACTTATTTggcattaaaactttttttttctcttcatttgatttgcattcctctagcTCCCAAGCATCCTCATAACATGTAATGAGGCCAAAGTCACTCAAATAAGATCTGCATCCTATGTCCACCGAAAGGCTACCTTTGATGCCTGGCAAGTCAATGCTGGCATGCTCGTGGATTCCAATTCCGTTCCGGATGATTCGCAAGGAACCTTCCTTGAATGCCCCAGAGCAAGTGACcagctgcaagtagagaaaaggTTTCTAAATAACCCCTTCCAGAGATGGGGGCAACTGGACTGATGCTCAGAAAGTAAACAAGGTGTACCTAAATCCAAGCACCCTCTGCTGGGGAGCTAGGTTTGAGGATGCAGAATTAGCAGAGGGTGACCGCCAAAGTCTCTAAAATTTATCAAGCAGATAGGGCGCCCTAGTCCAAGAAGCAAAAGGGTCCTACCACTGCTCCCAGCAAACTTGTTTCCTTCCTGGGATCCTAGTTTACCAGAAAGTGCACAGGATCTGCGGGCAGACACACTTGCCCTTTAGTAGTTATGCGACGCTGGACAAGTTGTTTAATCCTTCATGGCCTTAAGTTTCCTCACTTCTGAAATAGGTAAGAATCCCTATCTAAAAGGGTGCTGGGGTGATcagagataatgtatgtaaagtgccTGGCAGACCAAgataggcactcagtaaatggcaGTAATCCTTGCATCTTTGGAATTAGTGAGTGAGGCTCTCAAAACTTATCTGCAGTGCACATTCCTCATTCAAGGTAAGCAGACCCAGGACACAATTTGAGTGGGCATACCAACTATCCCTTTCCAGGATGACCCCTTACCTGTCCCTGCCCCTGCCTTTCCAGGTCCACAACGCACATGTCCACAATGGGTCCTAAATTGGTAAAGGTTTCCATGGCCACTACGTAGGAGCCTTGTTCATTGCTGTCAACATTGAGCTAAGAAAGAAACAACAATTTTAGTCTTAGAACGCTCCAGATGCTCCCTAGAGAAATAGTTATCATCCAAAAGAAACTCAACCCTACTAGGTCTGCCCTTCCTGTGCTCTACGGGATGCTTCCAGAAGGGAAATGCTGTCTAAGGGACATGGGTATCCTACAGGTGACCCACTAACCAGTCAGGGATTTCTCACCTGGCATCCCATGGATGGATTTCAGAGGAACAGTTTGGAAATTAATGCAAAATGTTTGCATGCATTTTTCTGCAGAGAAGGCTCAAATTCGTATATTCTAGAGGGATAAAGTATATTAGACTATAATCTATTTGAGGGCAGAAGCTGGATCTTGCTCATCATTGTGTCCACAGAACCTAACACACTACTGAATGAACATTTAGGGCAAAGAGCTAATCAAGGTAGGATGCTACATCAACCAAGTAAAAAGGTGTATAGCAAGGATATGAATGAACTGAAGAAACTCTGAGTGGCACCAAACACGGGGGAAAAACTTGAAGAAGAAGCAGTGAAGACTGCAAAAGAGaagccagaaagaagaaaatgtcttcTCACCTTCACAAGCTGGGAATCACCAAGGCGAGAACCGACAAACACAACACCATTGTCAAGGTACGTCAAGCACTCGGCAATAGAGGTCTAAAAGAAAATCAGTAGCATGAAAGTCATCAGAATGTACTTCACAAGGGATCCAGACACCATCCTATCCATCTCTCAGACCTGTGCCTAGGAAAACAACAACTGCAGCCATGGTTCCCAAAACAAGTCTCCATTTCAAATCCCCAGGTAACACTCAATAAACGTTCCTAAATCCCTGAAGTTTGTGACTCTTCCTTTATCGCATCCCTATAGCCAGctctaaatatatattatataatatatatttataaatataaatatatattatagccTGCTCTAAATGACCATTTTAATCCCAACAGCTCCAAATAGCTAGAGACCTCTAAAATTCACTGAGTTGTTCTTAatagtactatttttttttaatagtactaTTTTAGAATGTCCTCCCATAAATGAGTATCAGCCCTAGATTAACCTTTAATTCTATAGtgtatctttctgtttctctttgatACTTGAGGTAGCACCCCACTGCT
The nucleotide sequence above comes from Cervus canadensis isolate Bull #8, Minnesota chromosome 29, ASM1932006v1, whole genome shotgun sequence. Encoded proteins:
- the DDB1 gene encoding DNA damage-binding protein 1 translates to MSYNYVVTAQKPTAVNGCVTGHFTSAEDLNLLIAKNTRLEIYVVTAEGLRPVKEVGMYGKIAVMELFRPKGESKDLLFILTAKYNACILEYKQSGESIDIITRAHGNVQDRIGRPSETGIIGIIDPECRMIGLRLYDGLFKVIPLDRDNKELKAFNIRLEELHVIDVKFLYGCQAPTICFVYQDPQGRHVKTYEVSLREKEFNKGPWKQENVEAEASMVIAVPEPFGGAIIIGQESITYHNGDKYLAIAPPIIKQSTIVCHNRVDPNGSRYLLGDMEGRLFMLLLEKEEQMDGTVTLKDLRVELLGETSIAECLTYLDNGVVFVGSRLGDSQLVKLNVDSNEQGSYVVAMETFTNLGPIVDMCVVDLERQGQGQLVTCSGAFKEGSLRIIRNGIGIHEHASIDLPGIKGLWPLRSDPNRETDDTLVLSFVGQTRVLMLNGEEVEETELMGFVDDQQTFFCGNVAHQQLIQITSASVRLVSQEPKALVSEWKEPQGKNISVASCNSSQVVVAVGRALYYLQIHPQELRQISHTEMEHEVACLDITPLGDSNGMSPLCAIGLWTDISARIAKLPSFELLHKEMLGGEIIPRSILMTTFESSHYLLCALGDGALFYFGLNIETGLLSDRKKVTLGTQPTVLRTFRSLSTTNVFACSDRPTVIYSSNHKLVFSNVNLKEVNYMCPLNSDGYPDSLALANNSTLTIGTIDEIQKLHIRTVPLYESPRKICYQEVSQCFGVLSSRIEVQDTSGGTTALRPSASTQALSSSVSSSKLFSSSTAPHETSFGEEVEVHNLLIIDQHTFEVLHAHQFLQNEYALSLVSCKLGKDPNTYFIVGTAMVYPEEAEPKQGRIVVFQYSDGKLQTVAEKEVKGAVYSMVEFNGKLLASINSTVRLYEWTTEKELRTECNHYNNIMALYLKTKGDFILVGDLMRSVLLLAYKPMEGNFEEIARDFNPNWMSAVEILDDDNFLGAENAFNLFVCQKDSAATTDEERQHLQEVGLFHLGEFVNVFCHGSLVMQNLGETSTPTQGSVLFGTVNGMIGLVTSLSESWYNLLLDMQNRLNKVIKSVGKIEHSFWRSFHTERKTEPATGFIDGDLIESFLDISRPKMQEVVANLQYDDGSGMKREATADDLIKVVEELTRIH